The following proteins come from a genomic window of Asterias amurensis chromosome 15, ASM3211899v1:
- the LOC139948231 gene encoding flotillin-1-like isoform X1, protein MVFFEVCGPNEAMVVSGCCHSKPLLVSGGRTFVWPVIQQIQTLSLNTMTLQINTDNVYTRLGVPISVTGIAQVKIQGQNKDMLLEACQQFLGKTEREVEMVAMETLEGHQRAIMGTMTVEEIYKDRKKFAKNVFEVASSDLVNMGISVVSYTLKDVRDEHGYLKALGMARTAEVKRDARIGEAEAKRDSGIREARAEEERMASRFANDTEIAKAKRDFELKKAAYDMEVQTKKADSELAYELQAAKTKQRIKEEQMQIKVVERSQQIQVQEQEISRREKELKAQVKQPAEAEKFRLETIADANMKRVVMEAEASAEAIQLRGEAEAFAIEEKAKAEAEQMAKKADAWKDYQDAAMVDMVLETLPKIAAEIAAPLAQANKVTMVSSGKGGVGADKLTGEVMDIMNRVPELVEKMTGVNISQAIGATRV, encoded by the exons GATGCTGTCATTCCAAACCCCTGCTCGTCTCCGGTGGCCGTACATTTGTCTGGCCAGTCATCCAGCAGATTCAAACCCTTTCCCTTAACACCATGACATTACAGATCAACACCGATAATGTCTACACCCGCCTTGGTGTTCCGATATCCGTCACTGGGATTGCACAG GTCAAGATCCAAGGTCAGAACAAAGACATGCTCCTGGAGGCCTGCCAACAGTTTCTTGGCAAAACGGAACGCGAGGTTGAAATGGTTGCCATGGAGACACTTGAGGGTCACCAGAGAGCCATCATGGGAACAATGACTGTTGAG GAGATTTACAAGGACCGCAAGAAGTTTGCCAAGAACGTTTTTGAGGTTGCCTCCTCTGATCTGGTCAATATGGGCATCAGCGTGGTCAGTTACACCCTCAAGGATGTCAGAGATGAACAT GGTTACTTGAAAGCCTTGGGTATGGCTCGTACTGCTGAGGTCAAGCGAGATGCAAGGATCGGTGAAGCTGAGGCCAAGAGGGACTCTGGCATTAGA GAAGCGCGTGCTGAAGAGGAGAGGATGGCTTCGCGATTCGCTAACGATACCGAAATCGCCAAAGCCAAGAGGGACTTTGAGCTGAAGAAAGCTGCATATGATATGGAAGTACAGACCAAGAAGGCTGACTCTGAGCTGGCTTATGAGCTCCAG GCTGCCAAGACCAAGCAGCGCATCAAGGAAGAGCAGATGCAAATCAAGGTGGTGGAACGGTCTCAACAAATCCAGGTTCAGGAACAAGAAATCTCCCGTCGGGAGAAGGAACTGAAGGCTCAGGTCAAACAGCCTGCGGAGGCTGAGAAATTCAGACTGGAGACCATTGCCGATGCCAACAT GAAGCGTGTTGTGATGGAGGCTGAAGCCTCAGCAGAGGCAATCCAG ttGAGAGGTGAGGCGGAAGCGTTTGCCATTGAGGAGAAAGCCAAGGCAGAGGCAGAGCAGATGGCCAAGAAAGCTGATGCCTGGAAGGATTATCAAGATGCTGCTATGGTAGACATGGTCCTGGAGACACTCCCGAAg ATCGCTGCGGAGATTGCTGCCCCATTGGCTCAAGCCAACAAGGTCACCATGGTGTCCAGCGGTAAGGGAGGCGTGGGAGCCGATAAGCTGACCGGAGAGGTGATGGACATCATGAACCGAGTGCCTGAGCTCGTGGAGAAGATGACCGGTGTCAACATTTCCCAG GCAATCGGTGCCACAAGAGTTTAA
- the LOC139948231 gene encoding flotillin-1-like isoform X2 — MTLQINTDNVYTRLGVPISVTGIAQVKIQGQNKDMLLEACQQFLGKTEREVEMVAMETLEGHQRAIMGTMTVEEIYKDRKKFAKNVFEVASSDLVNMGISVVSYTLKDVRDEHGYLKALGMARTAEVKRDARIGEAEAKRDSGIREARAEEERMASRFANDTEIAKAKRDFELKKAAYDMEVQTKKADSELAYELQAAKTKQRIKEEQMQIKVVERSQQIQVQEQEISRREKELKAQVKQPAEAEKFRLETIADANMKRVVMEAEASAEAIQLRGEAEAFAIEEKAKAEAEQMAKKADAWKDYQDAAMVDMVLETLPKIAAEIAAPLAQANKVTMVSSGKGGVGADKLTGEVMDIMNRVPELVEKMTGVNISQAIGATRV, encoded by the exons ATGACATTACAGATCAACACCGATAATGTCTACACCCGCCTTGGTGTTCCGATATCCGTCACTGGGATTGCACAG GTCAAGATCCAAGGTCAGAACAAAGACATGCTCCTGGAGGCCTGCCAACAGTTTCTTGGCAAAACGGAACGCGAGGTTGAAATGGTTGCCATGGAGACACTTGAGGGTCACCAGAGAGCCATCATGGGAACAATGACTGTTGAG GAGATTTACAAGGACCGCAAGAAGTTTGCCAAGAACGTTTTTGAGGTTGCCTCCTCTGATCTGGTCAATATGGGCATCAGCGTGGTCAGTTACACCCTCAAGGATGTCAGAGATGAACAT GGTTACTTGAAAGCCTTGGGTATGGCTCGTACTGCTGAGGTCAAGCGAGATGCAAGGATCGGTGAAGCTGAGGCCAAGAGGGACTCTGGCATTAGA GAAGCGCGTGCTGAAGAGGAGAGGATGGCTTCGCGATTCGCTAACGATACCGAAATCGCCAAAGCCAAGAGGGACTTTGAGCTGAAGAAAGCTGCATATGATATGGAAGTACAGACCAAGAAGGCTGACTCTGAGCTGGCTTATGAGCTCCAG GCTGCCAAGACCAAGCAGCGCATCAAGGAAGAGCAGATGCAAATCAAGGTGGTGGAACGGTCTCAACAAATCCAGGTTCAGGAACAAGAAATCTCCCGTCGGGAGAAGGAACTGAAGGCTCAGGTCAAACAGCCTGCGGAGGCTGAGAAATTCAGACTGGAGACCATTGCCGATGCCAACAT GAAGCGTGTTGTGATGGAGGCTGAAGCCTCAGCAGAGGCAATCCAG ttGAGAGGTGAGGCGGAAGCGTTTGCCATTGAGGAGAAAGCCAAGGCAGAGGCAGAGCAGATGGCCAAGAAAGCTGATGCCTGGAAGGATTATCAAGATGCTGCTATGGTAGACATGGTCCTGGAGACACTCCCGAAg ATCGCTGCGGAGATTGCTGCCCCATTGGCTCAAGCCAACAAGGTCACCATGGTGTCCAGCGGTAAGGGAGGCGTGGGAGCCGATAAGCTGACCGGAGAGGTGATGGACATCATGAACCGAGTGCCTGAGCTCGTGGAGAAGATGACCGGTGTCAACATTTCCCAG GCAATCGGTGCCACAAGAGTTTAA